The following proteins are encoded in a genomic region of Garra rufa chromosome 22, GarRuf1.0, whole genome shotgun sequence:
- the LOC141297919 gene encoding tumor necrosis factor receptor superfamily member 17 has protein sequence MLPFILLLYIIIYAEGKCAKNYYYDGLLEECQHCSIRCNSPPTLCKTFCTSIPENEVEKNQNIRLILIVFFVFLGAFTALTIILRVIRRKTCKPIMKKVIGQEQTTSDSERGSNVTEQSEDTDEATTDFSDGLNQHHYNSNLPLPSTEEGTTLLVTTKTVQAYHCKPVI, from the exons ATGCTTCCCTTCATATTGCTgctttacattattatttatgCTGAGGGAAAATGTGCAAAGAATTATTATTACGATGGACTTCTTGAGGAGTGTCAACATTGCTCCATTAGATGCAACTCCCCGCCAACTCTTTGCAAAACATTTTGTACCTCAA TCccagagaatgaagttgaaaagAATCAAAACATTCGTTTAATTTTGATCGTGTTTTTTGTGTTCCTGGGAGCTTTCACAGCACTGACCATTATTCTGCGAGTTATACGCAGAAAAACCTGTAAGCCCATCATGAAAAAAG TGATAGGTCAAGAACAAACAACGTCTGACAGCGAGAGAGGCTCGAATGTCACAGAGCAATCTGAAGATACGGATGAAGCTACGACTGATTTCTCAGATGGATTAAACCAGCATCACTACAACTCCAACCTGCCTCTTCCTTCCACTGAGGAAGGCACAACTTTGCTGGTTACCACAAAGACAGTACAAGCGTACCATTGTAAACCTGTCATATAG